The genomic DNA tttcccaagcgcctagcttcactcaccaggactttctccaactgcctggcttcactcaccaggactttcactttcacctagcttcactcactaggattttcacctggcttcactcaccaggatttcccgactgcctagcttcactcaccaggactttccgaactgcctaacatcccagttaggacttcccagtcaagtatccggtcaaccttgacctacttgactcttcttcatccaacctgatcagaccctgattagtatctctccgcatggacaactgcacctgcattatccatgtctacatgtctttctgtattgtcaaacatcgaaaccatgaccaaggtttacgcttggtcaactaggtcaaccttgacctactggaaattgcaccaacattaaccTTCACTAAGATAGTATAGTAGAAGACCGAGTCGTCTCTCACATGGAACTAATGGCAGAACGTTTGTTTTCAGACAAAATCGAACCAGGGGTTTATATTGGGGGTTGGATTAAAACCTAGCTAATAAGATAGTAAAACAAGAATGAATTTACTCTAATGAAATGAACAACATCCTATCTACCCGTTAATAGTAATGTCATAACACATTGTCACTCTATGCTATGATTTCACCATCAGCATAGCATTAAATGAGATCTACTTTAGTAAATGAAAGAATACAAATAAAGAGAAGCTATTTGCAACTAATTAACTTTTGAACTAAAGTAAGAAATTCACCCTGATTGCAACTAAAAACTTAATATGAAACAACTAACCTAAGCTGCTCATTAACAAGAAATTAAGCCCCCGGAGCTATGATGCAACGGTAGGGCATCCAGATTGTCACCTAGGTACCCGCGGTTCTAGCCCCAATTATGatgaatttgtaaaaaaatttccttCAAATGGGGTACGCAACTAAATGATGCTGAACTTCTGGGATGCCCGCTGCGAgtgcttcctgatttaccctggtggccggtggaaaacttccatGGGACCGGATTGATCATCCCAGGCTCGATGTTACCCAGTCTGATTAATCATCATTAACAAGAAACTAAGCTAAACGaaactaaaataacaactaaactAAATAACAAGAATTGAAATACAACTGAAGAACAACTAAGATCAAAAATCAAATTAGTCAAATGTAAGATCTGTTTGGAAATTAACAAGGAATGTAGAATTGAAACTAAGTTAACCAAACTTCCTTTTCCACGATCAACTCTGAGTCGACTACCCACGAAGGGCCCGGATCTAGAACCCCCAGAGCAGGTGGGCGGCATCACAACTGACGATATCTCTGATCTATAGCTCCCCACAGCATAGCCCATAAGAAGTTGACAATTTAGATGGATAGGGAACAAATCAGATTTACATCACCAACAAGGGACCAACTTAAAATTCCAGCACAACAGGAACCAAAGCTGGATTTTCTCTGTTGGAATTGTGACGAAGGAACGGTGAGGTTGGTTACCCTCGCCGAGGAAACTTGAGCCCTAGCTGAAGATACCTTGAACTAGATTGGGCTTTTAAATTGGTATTTCTTCTTTTCTTGCTCCACTCTAACCATTTGATAATTGATCCAAATCATGACTTGATTAAATTGGTATTTCTCCTCTCAATTATTGTCTACTGGATTTCTGCAAAACacactataatcaaataatatttaaaatatttataaaatatataaaaattaaaataaaggctaacatagatttaaatttttaaaatacattaaaaatatagtttttgataaaggaaaaaaaacattaaGTTATATCAATAAAATCAAATTTCCAAATGTCAGACTGATCGTACACATAcgtaatataatacattgaaatcacattgaccttttataatgaaattatattaattaaagtattttagcattaaaatactaaagtaaaGTCATTAGAATAAAGTAcctgacttttgaaaatctgaattatttgggtctttgaaaatccgaattgtttcGATTTTCGAGTGTCACCTTTACGGCTtccttatgaaaaaaaattaatttaatttaatattatacttgtcttagtaaaaaaaactaagaaaaatatagtttttaacattgtcggcttaaaatatttatagatgCTTCTTTGATCAtaatgttgtcaattctaagatgtgggaagaattatattttttttatataaaacaactagagaaaattaatgatgagaaaaattcataataatatgccgcAACAGAATCTCGAACTCtaaatcactgattgtttcgcttgtggaattaataataaaccttggaattatttttagtgtgaatagaaaaaaagatattaacTTAAATTCATTTTAGACTATAAAaaggaagatttttaataaaatagtaagatattatTACATACGAACATTTACACATTTAATTTACATATGTTAATTAACCAATAAATCCTTAATTTATTATGATTAATTATCATCATAATTTGATTCTATATATAATTAAGGAATAGATGctaaattaattatgattgattACAATCATAATATATTTCTATATAAATAAACTAATACAAGGAATAAGATCATCTAAATATGACaatgaaatcaaataaaatatctaTAAATTTTGTATAGATTTAATTACACTTATCCAATTTAATAATATATTGATGGTATAAATGAAGAGCATGCATGCAGCCGTTTAATTATATTCTTCATCAAGTTGTCTGCGAATTCTGCATGGCGAACTTTTTGTTACCTTTCACgttgctgttgctgttgctgctgctgctgctgctgctgctgctgcagcaGCAGCAACACAGCGAGCCGATCGTGGCCTTCTGTTCCCAGACACCATACCCTGACGTGTGCAACTCCATGGTGACTCGGTCCGACTCGGTCATTGAGGAGTCGTCGCTGACTTGGAACGAATTCCGTGGTCTCCTCCACCGGGCCACGCTCGAGAGGACCGTCCTCGCCCACCAGCGGGCCGTGGCGAGGAACCCGAGCCAGTTCGACGAGCCGGGAAGACGGGCCTGGTCTGACTGTGTCGAGCTGCTGGCTGATACGGTCCGCCTCGTGAACCAGTCGCTGGTTCGCCCGGGTGACGATGCACAGATGTGGCTCAGCGCCGCCATGACGAACCAGCGCACGTGCCGCGACGGCTTTCTCGAGCTCGGTTTGACGGCGCCGGTGATGGACGACGGCGGAAACTTGACAGAGTCTATCAGAATCTTGCTCGCCGTTAACAACGCAATGCTAATTGCCGCCGGCGGGCAACATAACCGGCGCCGCCGTTTGGGGTTATTGTTCCCGGAGTGGATGGCGACGGCCGACCGGAAGCTACTGGCGGAGTCGGACGTGAAATCGGATTTCGTGGTGGCGCAGGATGGCTCCGGCGACTACAAAAGTATTGCCGAAGCCGTAGCGGCTGTGCCCAAGGCGAGGGGAGGAAGCACGGCGAGGTTCGTCATACACGTGAAGGCCGGCGTCTACCAAGAGTACGTGGAGATTCCTACCACGATGGAGAATTTAATGATGACCGGCGATGGGATGGATGC from Zingiber officinale cultivar Zhangliang chromosome 4A, Zo_v1.1, whole genome shotgun sequence includes the following:
- the LOC121969084 gene encoding pectinesterase-like yields the protein MANFLLPFTLLLLLLLLLLLLLLQQQQHSEPIVAFCSQTPYPDVCNSMVTRSDSVIEESSLTWNEFRGLLHRATLERTVLAHQRAVARNPSQFDEPGRRAWSDCVELLADTVRLVNQSLVRPGDDAQMWLSAAMTNQRTCRDGFLELGLTAPVMDDGGNLTESIRILLAVNNAMLIAAGGQHNRRRRLGLLFPEWMATADRKLLAESDVKSDFVVAQDGSGDYKSIAEAVAAVPKARGGSTARFVIHVKAGVYQEYVEIPTTMENLMMTGDGMDATVVTGNRSVKDGYTTPQSATFGVSGNGFIARDMTFQNTAGPEKEQAVALLSKSDHSVFYNCSFKGYQDTLCVYSHTQFFRNCDVYGTIDFIFGNAAVVFQNCNLCVRRPMKGQSNVVTAHARSSSDEATGISIHNSVVAAASDLVPVQGSVKTYLGRPWGEYSRTVVMKTELGGLIDPAGWMEWNGSFALSTLYYGEFMNTGASADTSRRMHWDGYHVIDNSSEAEKFTVGNFLSGDSWIPATGIPFTSSL